The Formosa sp. Hel1_33_131 genome window below encodes:
- a CDS encoding MerR family transcriptional regulator, whose translation MNTIKTSFSIKDLENLSGIKAHTIRIWEKRYNLLVPERTDTNIRTYNLRSLQKLMNISFLNSNGYKVSRIAVLDEFQIAAKVKEVSYLGNTEPHAFNAFKLAMLNFDQALFYNTYNRLLEEKSFREIFYELFIPIIQDIGFLWQTLTIKPSHEHFLSVHIRQKVLIHIERIQSSNPKPDTKTFVLFLPLNEIHDIGLLFINYELLSRGYHTIYLGESVPIEDLTLLNALYEDITYVSYFTIKPNPEEVEGYLKKLYTEVIKNTTNSVRLLGTRFIDSKPKKLPKQMKLYKSIKNLVKDL comes from the coding sequence ATGAACACAATTAAAACCTCCTTTAGCATAAAGGACTTAGAAAATCTTTCTGGAATTAAAGCCCATACCATTCGTATATGGGAGAAACGCTACAATCTTCTCGTGCCAGAACGCACAGACACCAACATTAGGACTTACAATTTAAGAAGCTTACAAAAGCTGATGAACATTAGTTTCTTAAACAGTAATGGCTATAAAGTCTCTAGAATTGCAGTACTTGATGAGTTTCAAATTGCAGCAAAAGTAAAAGAGGTTTCGTATTTAGGAAATACGGAACCACATGCCTTTAATGCCTTTAAACTGGCGATGCTAAATTTTGACCAAGCACTTTTTTACAACACCTATAACCGTTTGTTAGAGGAAAAAAGCTTTCGTGAAATTTTTTACGAACTCTTCATTCCCATCATACAAGACATCGGTTTTTTATGGCAAACACTCACTATCAAGCCTTCCCATGAGCATTTTTTATCTGTTCATATTCGACAAAAAGTGTTGATTCATATTGAGCGCATACAAAGTTCAAACCCGAAACCTGATACAAAAACGTTTGTGTTGTTTTTACCACTCAATGAAATTCATGATATTGGACTTTTGTTTATAAACTACGAACTTTTGAGTCGTGGATACCACACAATTTATCTTGGTGAAAGTGTCCCTATTGAGGACCTTACCCTTCTTAACGCTCTTTATGAAGACATTACATACGTCTCTTATTTCACCATCAAACCAAACCCTGAAGAGGTTGAAGGTTATTTGAAAAAACTCTATACGGAAGTAATTAAAAACACTACTAATTCGGTGCGGTTACTTGGAACACGTTTTATAGATTCTAAACCCAAAAAACTTCCAAAACAGATGAAACTCTATAAATCTATCAAGAATTTAGTTAAAGATTTGTAA
- a CDS encoding phytoene desaturase family protein: MKKTIQIIGSGFSSLSAACYLAQAGHTVSVYEKNSTVGGRARQLKKDGFTFDIGPSWYWMPDVFDRFFGDFGKKTSDYYHIDKLDPAYKIFFDDEIITIGDSMDKICAEFERIEKGSGLKLKKFIDKAQSNYGIAVNKILYNAPGVSPLELVTKDTVKRLDQFFKTISHEVRKNFSNPKLISTLEFPSLFLGAKPTKTPSFFSFMNYADFGLGTWHPRGGMYEIIKAMEALAVELGVQIHTNHPVDKIVVDKTTVSGIVTKDVFIESDIVLSGADYHHSETLLDAAYRQHSETYWDKKVFAPSSLLFYIGLDKKLKNAEHHNLFFDADFEKHAEEIYDDPKWPSHPLFYANVPSKTDPSMAPKGCEALFILMPIAPNIEDTPELRSHYLEKIIERFEEKTKQSIQNNIIFRESFCVDDFKSEYNSYKGNAYGMAMTLLQTAFLRPKLKSNKVKNLYFTGQLTVPGPGVPPSLISGKLTSELIQKMLDKC, from the coding sequence ATGAAAAAAACAATACAAATTATTGGTTCTGGGTTTTCATCCTTGTCTGCAGCCTGCTATTTAGCACAAGCGGGACATACGGTCTCCGTCTATGAAAAAAACAGTACTGTGGGCGGTCGTGCACGCCAACTAAAAAAAGATGGATTCACTTTTGATATCGGTCCTTCCTGGTATTGGATGCCGGATGTATTTGATCGCTTTTTTGGCGATTTTGGTAAAAAAACGTCTGACTACTACCACATTGACAAACTAGACCCCGCTTATAAAATATTTTTCGACGATGAGATTATCACCATCGGAGATTCTATGGATAAAATTTGTGCAGAATTTGAACGCATCGAAAAAGGAAGTGGCCTCAAGCTTAAAAAATTCATAGACAAAGCACAAAGCAATTACGGAATTGCTGTCAATAAAATCTTGTACAATGCGCCAGGAGTCTCTCCTTTAGAATTAGTTACAAAAGATACTGTGAAGCGCTTAGATCAGTTTTTCAAAACCATCAGTCACGAAGTTCGAAAAAACTTTAGCAATCCAAAGTTAATTTCAACACTTGAATTTCCCTCCCTATTTTTAGGAGCCAAACCGACTAAAACCCCTTCGTTTTTTAGTTTTATGAATTATGCCGATTTTGGTTTAGGGACTTGGCATCCAAGAGGTGGCATGTATGAAATCATCAAGGCAATGGAAGCCTTAGCTGTAGAGTTGGGAGTGCAAATTCACACCAACCACCCTGTAGATAAAATTGTGGTGGACAAGACTACTGTGAGCGGAATTGTGACCAAAGATGTGTTTATAGAATCTGACATTGTACTCAGTGGTGCAGACTATCACCATTCCGAAACTTTGCTAGACGCAGCATACCGACAACATTCTGAAACGTATTGGGACAAAAAAGTATTTGCGCCTTCCTCCTTGCTATTTTATATTGGATTGGATAAAAAACTTAAAAACGCAGAACATCACAATTTGTTTTTTGATGCTGATTTTGAGAAGCATGCCGAAGAAATATACGACGATCCAAAATGGCCTAGCCATCCGTTGTTCTATGCCAATGTTCCATCAAAAACAGATCCTTCAATGGCACCAAAAGGTTGTGAAGCCTTGTTTATTTTGATGCCAATCGCTCCAAATATTGAGGACACTCCTGAGCTCAGAAGCCACTATCTTGAAAAGATAATTGAAAGATTTGAAGAAAAAACAAAGCAATCGATTCAAAATAATATTATATTTAGAGAATCCTTTTGTGTTGACGACTTTAAATCTGAATACAATTCATACAAAGGAAACGCCTACGGAATGGCAATGACACTATTACAAACGGCCTTTTTAAGACCGAAATTAAAAAGTAACAAAGTCAAGAATTTATATTTTACAGGACAATTGACCGTCCCTGGACCAGGAGTGCCCCCTTCTCTAATCTCCGGAAAACTGACCTCAGAACTTATACAAAAGATGCTAGACAAATGTTAA
- a CDS encoding phytoene/squalene synthase family protein, with protein MKSIFDAVSQDCSRIITQTYSTSFSMATKMLSNSIRQDIYNIYGFVRLADEIVDSFHDYDKQALFIQFEADLEAALINKISLNPILNSFQHTYHTYAIDKDMVDAFMNSMRQDLHKTVYHTDEEYKNYIYGSADVVGLMCLKVFVKGDDKRYESLKKTAMALGSAFQKVNFLRDLKADHDELNRTYFPNTDLNNLDEISKKAIIDDIENDFAEGLKGIKQLPLEAKFGVFMAYRYYNQLLKKLKTTPALEIKSTRIRVPDYKKVELLTRSYVKYQLNLL; from the coding sequence ATGAAGTCCATATTTGATGCTGTATCACAAGACTGTAGTCGGATTATTACTCAGACCTATAGCACCTCGTTTTCGATGGCCACAAAAATGCTGTCGAACTCGATTCGTCAGGATATTTATAATATCTACGGCTTTGTACGCTTGGCGGATGAAATTGTAGATTCATTTCACGACTATGACAAACAAGCGTTATTCATTCAATTTGAAGCAGATTTAGAAGCGGCACTTATTAATAAAATCAGCCTCAACCCTATTTTGAATTCCTTTCAACACACCTATCATACCTACGCTATTGATAAAGACATGGTAGATGCTTTTATGAATTCAATGCGTCAGGATTTGCATAAGACGGTCTATCACACGGATGAAGAATATAAAAATTACATTTATGGCTCTGCCGATGTGGTTGGTCTGATGTGTTTAAAAGTCTTTGTAAAAGGGGATGATAAACGCTATGAGTCGCTCAAGAAAACAGCTATGGCGTTGGGCTCTGCATTTCAAAAAGTAAATTTCTTGAGAGATTTAAAAGCAGATCACGATGAATTGAATCGAACATACTTTCCTAACACGGATTTAAATAATTTAGATGAAATCTCTAAAAAGGCAATTATTGACGATATTGAAAATGATTTCGCTGAAGGATTGAAAGGGATTAAACAACTGCCTTTAGAAGCTAAGTTTGGTGTTTTTATGGCGTACCGTTATTACAATCAACTGCTTAAAAAACTAAAAACAACCCCTGCACTCGAAATCAAAAGTACCCGAATTCGAGTCCCTGATTATAAAAAAGTAGAACTGCTCACCCGTAGTTATGTCAAATATCAACTCAATCTATTATAG
- a CDS encoding sterol desaturase family protein: MNTFLWILVFLGTFSAMEFMAWFTHKYIMHGFLWKLHKDHHHKDHKSWFERNDAFFIFYAVVSMTCFYFWSYEGFWAGLPIGLGIMAYGATYFIVHDIFIHQRFKFFRNANNWYAKGLRRAHKIHHKHLGKGDGECFGMLFVPFKYFKR, translated from the coding sequence ATGAATACATTCTTATGGATACTCGTTTTTTTGGGAACCTTTTCGGCCATGGAGTTTATGGCGTGGTTTACACATAAATACATCATGCATGGTTTTTTGTGGAAGCTTCACAAAGACCACCATCACAAAGATCACAAAAGTTGGTTTGAGCGTAATGATGCCTTTTTTATCTTCTATGCAGTCGTTAGTATGACCTGTTTTTATTTCTGGAGTTACGAAGGCTTTTGGGCAGGACTTCCGATCGGTTTGGGAATTATGGCGTATGGCGCTACTTATTTTATAGTGCATGATATTTTTATTCATCAACGTTTCAAGTTTTTTAGAAACGCCAATAATTGGTACGCAAAAGGGCTGAGACGTGCACACAAAATACATCACAAACACCTCGGAAAAGGCGATGGCGAATGTTTTGGAATGTTGTTTGTACCCTTCAAATATTTTAAACGCTAA
- a CDS encoding lycopene cyclase domain-containing protein: MNTLYLLLNLGSVSVPFLYSFHPRLQLHKRFLWIFVSILLTMGIFIPWDVIFTMNGIWGFNDTYFLGIKLFSLPIEEWLFFICIPFACVFTHYALLLYFPNLKVNAVATKRVSILLILLLFILAVVNYDKWYTVINFGLAIPLTVLVYKYNLKLLQHFFLTFLVMLIPFFIVNGILTGSFIDNQVVWYNNAENLGIRMGTIPVEDSIYAYTMILCNLFLTEFFVKKFRKNESV; encoded by the coding sequence ATGAACACACTCTATCTTTTATTAAACTTAGGGTCGGTTTCAGTGCCATTTTTGTATAGTTTTCATCCGAGGCTACAACTCCACAAACGGTTTTTATGGATCTTCGTTTCGATCCTCCTAACAATGGGGATTTTTATCCCTTGGGATGTGATTTTCACAATGAATGGAATTTGGGGGTTTAACGACACTTACTTTTTAGGCATCAAACTTTTTAGTCTCCCTATTGAAGAATGGTTGTTTTTCATTTGTATTCCTTTTGCTTGTGTGTTTACACACTATGCACTCCTCCTCTATTTTCCGAATTTAAAAGTCAATGCGGTAGCCACAAAAAGGGTCAGTATACTTCTTATACTTCTGTTGTTCATCCTTGCTGTTGTCAATTATGACAAATGGTACACAGTGATTAATTTTGGCTTGGCGATTCCGTTAACGGTTCTTGTTTATAAATACAATCTTAAATTGCTACAACATTTTTTCTTGACTTTTTTGGTGATGTTGATTCCGTTTTTTATTGTGAATGGTATCTTAACCGGCAGCTTTATTGACAATCAAGTAGTCTGGTACAACAATGCCGAAAACTTAGGCATTCGAATGGGAACTATCCCTGTAGAAGATAGTATTTATGCCTATACCATGATTCTATGTAATTTGTTTTTGACGGAGTTTTTTGTGAAGAAATTTCGTAAAAACGAGTCTGTCTAA
- a CDS encoding aconitate hydratase, translating into MAFDINIIKEVYRQMPARIEKARQLVGRPLTLSEKILYSHLWDDKSTKAYERGKDYVDFAPDRIALQDATAQMALLQFMQAGKSKVAVPTTTHCDHLIQAKNGAGTDLQSALNTSNEVFNFLESVSNKYGLGFWKPGAGIIHQVVLENYAFPGGMMIGTDSHTVNAGGLGMIAIGVGGADAVDVMAGMAWELKFPKLIGVKLTGKLSGWTAPKDVILKVAGIVSAKGGTGAVVEYFGEGAIGMSCTGKGTICNMGAEIGATTSTFGYDESMERYLRATDRSDVADAANTVKEHLTGDAEVYANPEHYFDQVIEINLSDLSPLLNGPFTPDLSTKVGSDMKTIATKNEWPLKVEWGLIGSCTNSSYEDLSRAASIAQQALDKGLGIKAEFGINPGSEKVRYTADRDGILSVFEQLDAKIFTNACGPCIGQWARYEDPKNAPKNSIIHSFNRNFAKRADGNPNTHAFVASPEMVAAITIAGRLDFNPMTDALINKDGEKVMLDEPTGWELPPKGFEVKDDGYLAPEEDGSGVVINVNPESERLQLLAPFEPIGNTIDGAKLLIKAHGKCTTDHISMAGPWLRYRGHLDNISNNCLIGAVNAFNMKTNFVKNQSGGEYDAVPLTARAYKAANIKTIVVGDHNYGEGSSREHAAMEPRHLGVAAVIVKSFARIHETNLKKQGMLGLTFATESDYDLIQEDDTFNFVDLNAFAPGKPLTIEAIHADGSKDVIIANHTYNDSQIEWYNEGSALNLIKKQNA; encoded by the coding sequence ATGGCTTTCGATATAAATATTATTAAAGAAGTGTACCGTCAAATGCCGGCACGCATTGAAAAAGCACGTCAACTTGTTGGACGTCCGCTTACGTTATCAGAAAAAATTCTTTACAGTCACCTTTGGGATGACAAATCAACCAAAGCATACGAGCGCGGAAAAGACTATGTGGATTTCGCACCGGATCGAATTGCCTTACAAGATGCAACGGCTCAAATGGCGTTGTTGCAATTTATGCAAGCAGGTAAAAGTAAAGTAGCGGTACCTACCACGACACACTGTGATCATTTAATTCAAGCAAAAAACGGAGCTGGAACTGATTTACAAAGTGCTTTAAACACGAGTAATGAAGTTTTTAACTTTTTAGAATCAGTCTCAAACAAATACGGATTAGGATTTTGGAAACCAGGCGCAGGGATTATTCACCAAGTGGTGTTAGAAAACTATGCGTTCCCTGGTGGAATGATGATTGGAACTGATTCGCATACCGTGAATGCGGGTGGATTGGGAATGATTGCCATTGGTGTTGGTGGAGCAGATGCTGTGGATGTGATGGCAGGAATGGCTTGGGAATTAAAATTTCCAAAACTAATCGGCGTTAAATTAACTGGGAAACTTTCCGGTTGGACTGCACCCAAAGATGTCATTTTAAAAGTAGCAGGCATTGTTTCTGCAAAAGGAGGAACTGGAGCTGTTGTAGAATATTTTGGCGAAGGTGCTATCGGAATGTCTTGCACAGGAAAAGGAACCATTTGTAATATGGGAGCAGAAATAGGAGCAACCACTTCTACTTTTGGGTATGACGAATCAATGGAGCGTTATTTACGTGCGACCGATAGATCAGATGTTGCAGATGCTGCAAATACAGTAAAAGAACATTTAACTGGAGATGCTGAAGTATATGCAAATCCAGAACACTATTTTGATCAAGTCATTGAAATCAATTTATCAGATTTAAGTCCTTTATTAAACGGTCCTTTTACACCAGATTTATCTACAAAAGTAGGTTCAGACATGAAGACCATTGCAACTAAAAACGAATGGCCTTTAAAAGTTGAATGGGGATTGATTGGATCTTGTACGAATTCTTCTTATGAAGATTTATCAAGAGCTGCTTCTATAGCTCAACAAGCCTTAGACAAAGGTTTAGGGATCAAAGCTGAATTTGGAATCAATCCAGGTTCTGAAAAAGTACGTTATACAGCAGACAGAGACGGAATCTTAAGTGTTTTTGAACAATTGGATGCAAAAATTTTCACCAATGCTTGTGGCCCTTGTATTGGGCAATGGGCACGCTACGAAGACCCTAAAAATGCACCAAAAAACTCAATCATTCATTCTTTCAATAGAAACTTTGCAAAACGTGCAGATGGAAATCCAAACACACATGCCTTTGTTGCTTCACCAGAAATGGTGGCTGCAATTACCATTGCAGGTCGTTTAGATTTTAATCCTATGACAGATGCTCTAATCAATAAAGATGGTGAAAAGGTGATGTTAGACGAGCCAACAGGATGGGAATTACCTCCAAAAGGTTTTGAAGTAAAAGACGATGGATATCTTGCTCCCGAAGAAGATGGAAGTGGAGTCGTGATCAATGTGAATCCAGAATCTGAAAGATTACAATTATTAGCGCCTTTTGAGCCGATTGGGAATACAATTGACGGAGCAAAATTGTTAATCAAAGCGCACGGAAAATGTACGACCGATCATATCTCAATGGCGGGACCATGGTTGCGTTATAGAGGGCATTTAGACAATATTTCTAACAACTGTTTGATTGGTGCTGTAAATGCATTCAATATGAAAACTAATTTTGTAAAAAATCAATCAGGTGGGGAGTACGACGCAGTGCCTTTAACGGCAAGAGCCTATAAAGCAGCCAATATAAAAACAATTGTTGTTGGGGATCATAATTATGGTGAAGGATCATCAAGAGAACACGCGGCGATGGAGCCACGTCACCTTGGAGTCGCTGCAGTGATTGTAAAATCATTTGCACGTATTCACGAAACCAACCTTAAAAAACAAGGAATGTTAGGTTTGACTTTTGCAACAGAATCGGATTACGATTTAATTCAAGAAGACGATACTTTTAATTTTGTGGACTTAAATGCATTTGCACCTGGTAAACCCTTAACCATTGAAGCGATTCATGCGGATGGTTCTAAGGATGTTATTATTGCAAACCATACGTATAACGATTCTCAAATAGAATGGTACAATGAAGGTTCTGCATTGAACTTGATAAAAAAACAAAATGCCTAA
- a CDS encoding AAA family ATPase yields MSDVASLKQHLQKYETLKQEISKVIVGQDAVIEQILISIFSGGHSLLVGVPGLAKTLMVNTIAKALGLDFKRIQFTPDLMPSDILGSEILDNDRQFKFIKGPIFSNIILADEINRTPPKTQAALLEAMQERSVTIAGHHYKLDAPYFVLATQNPIEQEGTYPLPEAQLDRFMFSINLTYPSFEEEVQVVKLTTANAQSDVAVVFSANEILEFQALIRKIPVADNVIEYAVKMVGKTRPDSSEAIPVIKQYVDWGAGPRASQNLILAAKTYAVIKGKLSPDIEDVQAVAISILRHRIIKNYKAEADGISIESIIKSLF; encoded by the coding sequence ATGTCAGATGTTGCGTCTTTAAAACAACACCTCCAGAAGTACGAGACTTTAAAGCAAGAAATTTCTAAAGTCATTGTAGGTCAGGATGCCGTCATAGAACAAATTCTAATCTCCATATTTTCCGGGGGTCATTCCTTGTTAGTCGGCGTTCCCGGACTGGCAAAAACCTTAATGGTTAATACCATTGCCAAAGCACTTGGATTGGATTTTAAACGCATCCAATTTACTCCAGACCTTATGCCTAGCGATATCTTAGGAAGTGAGATTTTGGACAACGATCGTCAATTCAAATTCATTAAAGGCCCAATTTTTTCAAACATCATACTGGCCGATGAAATCAATAGAACGCCACCAAAAACACAAGCAGCGCTTTTAGAAGCGATGCAAGAACGGTCGGTGACCATTGCAGGACATCATTATAAATTAGATGCGCCTTACTTTGTATTGGCAACTCAAAACCCGATTGAGCAAGAAGGAACCTATCCGTTGCCCGAAGCACAATTGGACCGTTTTATGTTTTCCATCAATCTAACCTATCCAAGTTTTGAAGAAGAGGTTCAAGTAGTGAAACTAACAACCGCTAACGCACAGTCGGACGTTGCTGTTGTGTTTTCTGCGAATGAAATTTTAGAATTTCAAGCACTCATCCGAAAAATTCCAGTGGCAGATAATGTGATTGAATACGCTGTTAAAATGGTTGGTAAAACCCGTCCAGATTCTTCGGAAGCGATTCCAGTAATTAAACAATACGTTGATTGGGGAGCAGGGCCAAGAGCCTCTCAAAACCTAATCTTAGCTGCCAAAACCTATGCGGTCATCAAAGGGAAACTTTCACCAGACATCGAAGACGTGCAAGCTGTTGCAATTAGCATTCTTCGCCACAGAATTATCAAGAATTACAAGGCTGAAGCCGATGGAATTTCTATAGAGTCCATTATTAAAAGTTTATTCTAA
- a CDS encoding peptidylprolyl isomerase, with amino-acid sequence MKFIIKSYVLGFCFLTTLSSFSQEIIEESVEVEAPKMTVIDSVKDSMKRVKLDGVAAVIGDFVILDSDIDKQFTQLEAGGISTEDITRCQLFGKLLEDKLYIHHAIQDSLEVNDAEVKSYVDQQLEGFAEQIGSMEKLIAYYKKSSEKELRDEMFELNKNGKMASMMQQTIVEEIEVTPDEVRQFFNKIAEDERPQFGTEMRVAQIVVIPETTKVEVDKVINRLNEFRADVLDNGASFTTKAVLYTEDPGSKRTGGKYTLNRKRPVMAKEFREVAFSLQEGEVSKPFKTDFGYHIIQLEKIRGQEYDVRHILLIPKVTSVAIKEAKERLEKVRQSIVDGEITFADAAKEASDEKETKFDGGQLRNPETQDYNFELTKMDPELYAQIQNLKDNEVSPVFKDEDRINPVKFKILTVTARVDEHEATFAQDYLKIKALALQEKQLSAIEKWQAEKIMDTYIKINGELRSCDFNSNWFKIN; translated from the coding sequence TTGAAATTTATAATTAAGTCTTACGTACTCGGGTTCTGTTTTTTGACAACCCTTTCTTCTTTTTCACAAGAAATTATTGAAGAGTCTGTTGAGGTCGAAGCACCAAAAATGACGGTCATTGATTCTGTAAAGGATTCAATGAAACGCGTCAAGCTTGACGGTGTTGCTGCTGTGATCGGTGATTTTGTCATCTTAGATTCCGATATTGACAAGCAATTCACCCAACTAGAAGCAGGTGGTATTTCTACTGAAGACATTACCCGTTGTCAGCTTTTTGGTAAACTGTTAGAAGACAAACTATACATTCATCATGCCATTCAAGACAGTCTAGAAGTGAATGATGCGGAGGTTAAATCCTATGTAGATCAACAGTTAGAAGGCTTTGCAGAGCAGATCGGTTCTATGGAAAAACTGATTGCTTACTACAAAAAATCTTCTGAAAAAGAACTCAGAGATGAAATGTTTGAGTTGAACAAAAACGGCAAGATGGCATCCATGATGCAACAAACTATTGTGGAAGAAATTGAAGTGACTCCAGACGAAGTACGTCAGTTTTTCAATAAAATCGCAGAAGATGAACGACCGCAGTTTGGTACTGAAATGCGAGTTGCTCAAATTGTAGTGATTCCAGAAACAACCAAAGTAGAAGTTGATAAAGTAATCAATCGTTTGAATGAATTCAGAGCCGATGTCTTGGACAACGGTGCAAGTTTCACCACCAAAGCTGTTCTTTATACCGAAGATCCAGGGTCGAAACGAACCGGAGGAAAATACACTCTTAACAGGAAACGTCCTGTAATGGCCAAAGAATTTAGAGAAGTCGCCTTTTCATTACAAGAAGGTGAAGTGTCCAAACCCTTCAAAACAGATTTTGGTTATCACATCATTCAATTGGAAAAAATTAGAGGTCAAGAATACGATGTCAGACATATTTTATTAATTCCAAAAGTGACTTCGGTAGCCATCAAAGAAGCCAAAGAAAGACTTGAAAAAGTAAGACAAAGCATTGTCGATGGTGAAATTACATTTGCAGACGCAGCTAAAGAAGCGAGTGACGAAAAAGAAACGAAGTTTGACGGCGGACAACTTCGAAACCCAGAAACGCAAGATTATAATTTTGAACTCACAAAAATGGATCCTGAGTTGTATGCTCAAATCCAGAATCTAAAAGACAACGAAGTCAGTCCAGTCTTTAAAGATGAAGATCGCATCAACCCTGTGAAATTTAAAATTTTGACGGTTACTGCACGTGTCGATGAGCATGAAGCTACCTTTGCACAGGATTACTTAAAAATTAAAGCCCTTGCACTTCAAGAAAAACAATTGAGTGCGATTGAGAAGTGGCAAGCAGAAAAAATAATGGACACTTATATTAAAATTAATGGTGAGTTACGTAGCTGTGATTTTAATAGTAACTGGTTTAAAATTAACTAA
- a CDS encoding peptidyl-prolyl cis-trans isomerase gives MKHLNQLLGLSFLMLAACNLRPAPTEANPLARVNDAFLFETDIDFSFVEGQTESDSIIYVQNIINNWATTQLLIDGANLNLTKETQTEFEQLVQQYKSDLYTSAYVEALVNKNLDTSITDQELDEVYSSNKQLFVLKEDLLKMRYVNVNSKLSNLEEVKKRFKRFNAEDKTRLDSISIQFNSFYLKDSIWIKSEQAISKINPLQIGFNKVLLKKPNFIQLKDSLGLYLMQINEVLERGSQAPMEYVLPTLKQIVINNRKLKLIKQLKSDIVNDAIKNKKFEIYN, from the coding sequence TTGAAACATCTCAATCAACTATTAGGGCTTTCTTTTTTGATGTTGGCGGCGTGTAATTTACGACCAGCTCCCACAGAAGCGAACCCTTTAGCGCGAGTCAACGATGCATTTTTGTTTGAAACCGACATCGATTTTAGTTTTGTAGAAGGACAAACTGAGTCGGACAGTATTATTTATGTTCAAAATATTATTAATAATTGGGCCACCACCCAACTCCTCATTGACGGTGCAAATTTAAACCTAACAAAAGAGACGCAAACGGAGTTTGAACAACTGGTCCAGCAATATAAAAGTGATCTTTATACCTCTGCCTATGTAGAAGCCTTGGTAAATAAGAACTTGGATACTTCCATAACAGATCAGGAATTAGACGAAGTGTATTCTAGTAACAAACAGCTTTTTGTTTTGAAAGAAGACCTTTTAAAAATGAGATATGTGAATGTGAACTCAAAACTATCCAATTTAGAAGAAGTTAAAAAACGATTCAAGCGGTTCAATGCGGAAGACAAAACGCGCTTAGACTCTATATCCATCCAGTTCAATTCATTTTATTTGAAAGACTCCATTTGGATAAAATCCGAACAAGCAATTTCTAAAATCAACCCCTTACAAATAGGATTTAATAAAGTACTGTTAAAAAAACCGAATTTTATACAGCTCAAAGATTCTTTAGGGTTATATTTGATGCAGATTAATGAAGTTTTAGAGCGAGGAAGTCAAGCTCCTATGGAGTATGTATTGCCAACCTTGAAACAAATAGTCATTAATAACCGAAAGTTAAAACTCATCAAACAACTAAAAAGTGATATAGTTAATGATGCCATTAAAAATAAAAAATTTGAAATTTATAATTAA